The Lepeophtheirus salmonis chromosome 1, UVic_Lsal_1.4, whole genome shotgun sequence genome has a segment encoding these proteins:
- the LOC121117254 gene encoding uncharacterized protein encodes MEAQQFHLKWNNHSLNTLNSFQHLLDTHTLVDVSLTCNNGKTLSAHRMVLAACSEYFYRLFKDLPEKHPVIVFKDASEDIVRDLLLFMYKGEVEVREAILSDFLKFAETLQVKGLSSSDKDGNKIQSTPPLNKVLHNSNNNINSVGPNSNVINNSNNNSNNVLNSSSNSNQMNSSSNKSSLPPSSNGSPIPVPPPTSPTADLMTKNYLLAAAAGKLSTPPLFPPLPPSSTGDEFLGSLTSPNLYRALQRRYQLATSLGPPNTKLEPFDSTNSTSPHQPPVPVLKQMPFLKEMKDLAAAFYNNATVAPPPSVNLNNNNCGMKGMEDDSDSIAAEKSPPHPTVPSNSGSENGLEQSAAEDSENIKNEHHSTTPPISSHHHHHHHQQHHIQQQHHIQQHHHGRESKGRGSRLERMIAAEYKIINEYSDQSPEVLPVMTPELMKSRRTHSLQLAIGEILHNRASVQSAATKYHIPRETLRRHYQRYLKAMGIQKTPDPNPRGQQQASTPVRPAPLSSNNNNNNNNISNPKLLPPPPGSHHNMASLAAAASLAAAAAAAAAASSHESSDSTCPTPPSNGGYSSLMEIGQAYGIWNNDMDLSNSKKARLMGPSHEDNNEKLIIDEKTCSELDDEEMMMEDEEEEVAAPPPSSEQLQSSPSSANNAASSGAPPPSTGVPTLQSKIEAPSA; translated from the coding sequence ATGGAGGCTCAACAATTTCATTTGAAATGGAATAATCATAGTTTAAACACTCTTAACTCCTTCCAACATTTATTGGATACCCACACCCTGGTGGACGTGAGTTTAACGTGCAATAATGGAAAAACACTCTCTGCTCATCGAATGGTCCTTGCGGCCTGCTCCGAATATTTCTATCGTCTCTTCAAGGATCTACCTGAGAAGCATCCCGTCATTGTTTTTAAGGACGCCTCTGAAGACATTGTGAGGGACCTTCTTCTCTTTATGTATAAGGGGGAAGTCGAAGTGAGGGAAGCCATACTCAGTGATTTCCTCAAGTTTGCAGAAACGCTTCAGGTCAAGGGACTTAGCTCCTCTGACAAAGACGGCAACAAAATTCAATCCACTCCTCCCTTGAACAAAGTCCTACACAACAGCAACAACAATATCAACAGTGTTGGTCCCAACAGCAATGTCatcaataatagtaataataacagTAACAATGTACTAAATAGTAGCAGCAATAGTAATCAGATGAACTCCTCTTCGAACAAGTCAAGTCTCCCCCCTTCCTCCAATGGTAGTCCAATCCCTGTTCCTCCACCCACCTCGCCTACAGCGGATTTAATGACCAAGAATTACTTACTAGCTGCTGCTGCAGGGAAGCTATCCACCCCTCCACTCTTTCCACCTCTGCCTCCTTCCTCAACTGGAGATGAATTCTTAGGCTCCTTGACTTCACCAAATCTATATCGTGCTCTACAACGACGCTATCAACTAGCAACCTCCCTGGGCCCACCCAATACCAAATTAGAACCCTTTGACTCTACTAATTCTACAAGCCCTCACCAACCGCCAGTTCCCGTCCTGAAACAAATGCCTTTTCTCAAGGAGATGAAGGACCTTGCCGCTGCATTTTATAACAATGCCACCGTCGCACCCCCTCCTTCAgttaatttaaacaataataattgtggaATGAAGGGAATGGAGGATGATTCTGATTCCATCGCTGCTGAAAAAAGTCCGCCCCATCCAACAGTTCCGTCCAATTCTGGCTCCGAAAATGGGTTAGAACAAAGTGCTGCTGAAGATTCTGAGAACATTAAGAATGAACACCACTCCACAACTCCTCCAATTTCatctcatcatcatcatcatcaccacCAACAACACCACATCCAACAGCAACACCATATTCAACAACACCATCATGGTCGTGAAAGCAAGGGAAGAGGCTCTCGTCTTGAGAGGATGATTGCTGCTGAATATAAGATTATCAACGAATATTCAGATCAAAGTCCAGAGGTCTTACCTGTCATGACTCCAGAACTCATGAAAAGCCGTCGTACCCATTCCCTCCAATTGGCGATTGGAGAAATACTCCACAACAGAGCCTCTGTCCAGAGTGCTGCTACCAAGTATCACATTCCAAGAGAGACTCTTCGTCGACACTATCAACGCTATTTGAAGGCAATGGGTATACAGAAAACACCGGATCCGAATCCTCGGGGACAACAGCAAGCCTCCACCCCCGTTCGACCAGCTCCTCTTTCTagcaacaacaataataacaacaacaatatcAGCAACCCCAAACTCCTTCCACCTCCTCCTGGAAGTCATCACAATATGGCCAGCCTTGCTGCAGCTGCAAGTCTTGCAGCAGCAGCCGCAGCTGCTGCAGCTGCCTCATCCCATGAATCCTCCGATTCAACCTGTCCTACACCACCCTCAAATGGAGGATACAGCTCACTCATGGAAATTGGCCAAGCCTATGGAATTTGGAACAACGACATGGATCTCAGCAATAGTAAAAAGGCCCGTCTCATGGGTCCTTCCCATGAAGACAACAACGAAAAACTCATCATTGATGAGAAAACGTGCTCTGAACTTGATGACGAGGAAATGATGATGGAGGATGAAGAAGAGGAAGTCGCGGCTCCTCCACCCTCATCAGAACAACTTCAGTCTTCACCTTCATCGGCTAATAATGCTGCATCCTCTGGTGCCCCTCCTCCTTCGACTGGTGTTCCAACACTTCAAAGTAAAATCGAAGCACCCTCGGCTTAa